ggTGAAGGAGGCACGtgaattttgtctccataaatctGGCACTTGTGACATCTCTTGGCGTAATTAATACAATCCCCTTCCATTGTGGACCAATAATAACCAAACCTTATGATTTGCTTGGCCATCGTAAAACTATTAGCGTGTGTTCTGCAAACGCCCTAATTGATTTCTTCCAAGACTTTCTTAGCCTCAATCGCGTCCACCCATCTTAATAATACCagatcttttcctcttttttataggatctccccatctaagacatagtcattGGCCAGTCTTCTCAATGTTCTCTTATCATTCTCGATTGTTTGGTCAGGGTACTCGCGATTTTTCACGTATCGTAGTATATCTTGGTACCAAGGGCAATCatcattttcctcttctttgATGTTGTAGTAATGAGCCAGAGTCTCATAGATGCTCATTTGGATAGGTTTTATGTCCACTTGTTTGTTCACTTtgatcatggaagctaaagtagccaatgcatcagccatctggtttTCATCTAGCGAGAGGTAGCAAAAAGTGATATCATCAAACTCCTTAATTAGTTCGAGAACCAGTTTTTGATAGCTGATCAATTTGGGATCTCTCATCTCCCATTCATCTTTGAGTTGATATATCACTAATGAAGAATCCCCACATACCTCTAGTATTTTGACTTTGCATTCTATAGCTGCACAAATGCCCATGatgcatgcttcatattctgccatgttTTTTGTGtcatcaaaatccaatttattagtaaaaggataatgatctccgttTGGGGATACTAGGACTGCCCCGATTCCATTACCAATAGCGTTTGAGGCCCCGTCGAAGTTTAGTTTCCAATGATGACCTTCTTGAGAATCCTCTTCAGTGATTACCACATACATTAGGccctcatttgggaaatcaaagttCAGCGGTTCATAATCTTCTAAAGCTCTACTGGCCAGAAAAtctgctattgcactcccttttacTGCCTTTTGGTTCACATAGATTATATCAAACTCTGAAAGTAGAATTTTCTATCGGGCCATTCTTCTATTCAAAGTAATCGGTTCCATCATGTATTTTAAAGGATCCAATTTTGAGATCAGCCATGTTGTGTGGTGCAACATATTGTCTCAATCTTTGAGTCATCTAGATTAAGGCACAACACAGCTTTTCAATCTGTGAATATCTTGCCTCGCATTCAGTAAACTTCTTACTAAGGTAATATAttgctctttcttttctccctgactcatcatgttggcccaATACGCAACCCATGGAGTTTTCAAATACTGCCAATTACAGCATCAACGTTTTATCTGGATTAGGCGGCATCAGTACAAGGGCATTGGACAAGTAATGCTTGAtcttttcaaaagttttctagcactcctcatcccatacacctggattatttttcttaaggagacgaaatatggggtcacatttctcagttaattgtgaaatgaaccgagcaatgaAATTTAGTCTTCTtaggaaacctcgaacttctttttgAGTACGTGGTGGAGGTAATTCTCATATTGCCTTGAATTTATATGGGTCAATTTCAATTCCCTTTTCACTGACTACGAAGCCTAGCAGCTTTCCTGACCTACCAAAGGTGCATTTCGTTAGATTGAGCTTGAACTAGAACTTTCTcaatcttaagaacaatttcCTCAGGACTTGCATCTGCTCCTCTTCTGTTCTGGATTTTGTAATCATGTCATCGACGTAAACCTCGATTTccttatgcatcatgtcatgaaacaagattaccatggctctttgatacgttgctcccgcattctttaatccaaatggcatcactttatagcaaaacGTTCCCCACAGGGTTACGAATGTGGTCTTTTCCATttcttcaggatgcatctttatttgattgtatccaaAGAAGCTATCCATGAAGGAAAGCAGTGAGTAGCCTGCTGTATTATCCACTAAGGTGTCAATGTGAGGCAATAGGAAATTGTCTTTTAGGCTAGCTTTATTCAAGTCTctgtaatccacacacattcgtactttcccatcttttttagggacgGGGACAATGTTGCCTACCCATTCTGAATATTTGACCATTTGTAAGAATCCTGCATCAAATTGTTTCTtaacctcttcttttatttttagcaaaacgTCAGGCCTTATCCTTCGgagcttctgctgaactggCTTACATCATTCTCTTATGGGGAGGCGGTGTACTACAATATCAGTGTTCAACTCGAGCATATCTTGATACGACTATGCGAAgacatttttgaattctttgagtaactcaatgaggtcttgTCTCATTTCTTCAACTATGTTAGCTCCAATTTTcacttcttttccttcttccaatGTCACAATCTCTACTGTCTCTTTGTGGGGTAGAATTTGCTTCTCTTCttgctctaccatccttaacagaTCTGGAAATAAGCTACTGTCTCTGTCATCTTCAAAATCCTGAGATctctctaaacacatgtcttgcttaaaaggagattctgagtcagtAACAACGTCGCTCATGTTGTTGATATATGGAGACCTGCTGTAGGCACGAAAGGATAACCAAAGAATAAATGAATTCAAGAATAGCTATTTACATAGTATGgtcatgaatgaatgaatgaataaaagaatgttCGCTCAAAGTGAGAGACAAAAatgcatttttcattgaaataaaagtattagacatgagcctatttcacaaaagatccttattgcttctaggcttaAAGAAATaggtgtgttctgaacattactttGAATCAGTTCTAAAAACTACATGAATCTTTTTCACAGTCCAGTTGTCCAAAACACTTCTAGGCTCATAAGGGCGGATGCCCGATAAGCTTTCTTCCACCCTTCCCTCTTCAGATATGGCGTTGATGCTCAAATTTTCCATCATTTATTCggtaatttcttttcttttcatcctCCATTCAGGGTGAATGATTACCCCTGAAATGAATGTTTTGGATATATAGAGAAAGTTCATTGGTCTCCATTTGACCTATATCCCGCTCAATCGCACTCTTCTTTTCTCTCGCTTCTTTTCcagttctttctttttttccctcgCGTCTGGCTTATACCCTAAGCCACAAAAATCCTATTTGCCAGTCAAGATTGATACTTTGACCCCTCCATGGAGGTTTTTTCCGAGTCCTCTTCCAGGCAATGCTCCCTTTCCAACTGTCAGTCGCAAACTCATCCTCGTAGCTTTGGATATTTTGGGCACTGGGATTTTGCTTCCCTCAACAACGAAAGTTGTATTCATAAATTCTAACGATCGAAATGAACATTCTATCACTTCACCATCGGCCTCAATATACGGTGTGTCATTGGTAACCGATACAATAATGTCTTCTTCTATATTTATAGTTACCAATCGGCCCTCTGTTACCAACTTTAGCTTTTGGTGAAGTGATGATGGTACTGCCCCTGCTGAGTGGATCCAAGGCCTCCGCAATAAGCAATTGTAAGAAGGTTTAATGTCCATTACCAAGAATTCCACCTCGTATGTGTTTGGACCAATCAAAAGAGGTATCTCAATCCTTCCCATAACTTTCCTTTCGATACGATCAAAAGCTCTCACTATATTCTGGCACGACTTCATATGAGAACTGTCCACAGGTAACCTGTTTAATGTGGACAGGGGCAAAACATTCAATGTTGATCCATTGTCAATTAGTGCTCCCGGTAATGTGTACCCCTTGCAACGGGTAGTGATATGCAGAGCTTTGGTGGACCCCACACCCCCAATGGAATTTCATTGTCATTAAAAACGATGAAATTGTCAGCATTGATGTTGTTGACAAGACGGTCTAGTTTGTTTACTAAAATTTTGTCAATGACATAGGTCTCATTTAACACATTCATAAGCGCGTTACGGTGCATCTCCGAACTTAAAAGTAGAGCCAATACTGATATGTGAGCCGACTGCTTGTGTAGTTGTTCCACGATACTGTACTCACTATGTTTTAGGAATTTCAAAAATTCCTTAGCTTCTCTCTTAGTTACTGGCTCATTAGCAGGTAATTCTGATTTCTCTTTCCTTTCCTCGATCACCAAAGACCTCTCCTTTACAGGTTCAATTTTTGTGTTTGGGGTATCATAGCGTTTTCCACTACGTGTATAGGAACCATATCTTTATCTTCCTCTAACGTGCAGACTGGGCCCTCCTCTTTTGGGAATGTCACATTACAGTTATAATTCCAAGGTACCATTTTACTATCTTTATAAGAAAAAGCAACGggtttttgaattataattttcagtGTAACTCGTGCCCCGAATTCATTGGCTCTCAGTCATGAAATGATTATTATTGCATAATTGGCCATATAGACCTTCTCTGAAGAACCTCTTTCTGAGGCACAAACATTGTTTCCTTCTGCGTACTCAAAAAATTCCAGTTCTTTGTTATCCATTAAACCTTGTCCTAGGGCTTTGAATTCACCGCATTCTTGAATTTCATGCCCTTCTTCATCATGAAATTTACAATATTCCATTGCTCCTTGGTATCTATCCTCCAAATCTGATGCGATTAATCCCCTGTCTACCATTTCTTTCCAAACCTCTCTCAAAGGGGTTTTCACTTCAGCGATATTCTCCTTAATTCTCCTCCCCACGTTCTCGACTATTGCGTTTACTCCCTTATCAACATGGTTGGGTAACAGATTTTCTGCGCCGGATggatcatcaaatttgacaatgcccataTTTATGAGCCTTTCGACCAATTTTTTGAAAGTGGTGTAGTTTTCTATCAAATGCCCCGTGAATCCTACGTGGTATTCGCATTGGGCGTTTGCGTCATACCA
This genomic window from Gossypium raimondii isolate GPD5lz chromosome 10, ASM2569854v1, whole genome shotgun sequence contains:
- the LOC105775277 gene encoding uncharacterized protein LOC105775277; translated protein: MVKYSEWVGNIVPVPKKDGKVRMCVDYRDLNKASLKDNFLLPHIDTLVDNTAGYSLLSFMDSFFGYNQIKMHPEEMEKTTFAVKGSAIADFLASRALEDYEPLNFDFPNEGLMYVVITEEDSQEGHHWKLNFDGASNAIGNGIGAVLVSPNGDHYPFTNKLDFDDTKNMAEYEACIMGICAAIECKVKILEVCGDSSLVIYQLKDEWEMRDPKLISYQKLVLELIKEFDDITFCYLSLDENQMADALATLASMIKVNKQVDIKPIQMSIYETLAHYYNIKEEENDDCPWYQDILRYVKNREYPDQTIENDKRTLRRLANDYVLDGEIL